ATTCATTTAATACCTGCCAATGGGAGTAATCCCACAAATCCGCGCAAAGGGGTGGGATCGACAGAAGGAGATACAGGAAACGTGGGAGACGCGGGAGAAGAAATAAGACTGCAGGTCTTCCTTCCACACTCTCAGCAAGCTTATTGCTGAAGCTACTAAATTTCAGAGTCCATCTGctagcagagagagagagctattCGATTCACGGCGGTGAAGCACAGAGTGTCTGACGAGTCATTTGCCCCGACTCCAGGACAAGTGAGGGAGCAGCGGGTCAGGCTTGATACATTTGTTCTTTAATTATTTGCCGGCTTAGGTTTCTGAGTgggaaataatgtaaatactgtttacattgtatatattttgtCTTGTACATATTAACATATATGCAATAAATGTCATGAATCGCTCAGGGGAAGCCCCTATGACATCACGCGGGGCTCCCCTGCCACGCCCCCGGGGTTTCCCTATACGGTAGTCGAGCAGCGGTCGGAGCGGTTTCTCTACACCGGTCCTGAGAACCGGCAGGACTGGTTACCGTATTCCCTCCTCTACCAGCTACTGCCTGTTGGAGTGATTGGAGAGCCTTTATCTTCAGCCTTCAGTGCGAATTTCGGGCGTTTATTTCCTGCCTGTCTGCACCTCTGCCTGCCTATTCCCCTGACCTCTGTTTTTTTTCGACCTCCGATACTTAGCCTAGCCCTCTTACTGCCTACGCCGATGGCCTGAACCCTGCCTGTCCCCGGATTACAAGTCTTGCCTATGTCCCTGGATACCGGAGCTGATCAACCGACCCCTGCCTGTTCAATCTCCTCGTTTTCCTTTTTGGGTTGTCATTTCTGTCctactgctctctctctccctggttCGACGAGGAAGATAATAAAGCTTATTTTTTCCCTTAGACTGATCCGCTATCGCGTCCTCCTTATTTTCCGGTGCCTCGCCGTGACAATAAAGTTCTTAAATTTAACTGCGTCATTATATATTGCGTAGTTGTTAAATACCGCAGCAAATGTATTTTTGCCCAGGGTTAGTTTTGAAGGGAGCATATAGCCTACAGACAGACGCCATGGTGAACTCAGGGCCCCCGTCTAGTGTTCGTTAACTTGGGCCCAGCAAaggcctgaagggggcgctgcaCCTGTGCTCTCTCATGCTGAGGTCGGTGCACGGAGCCGTCGGGTCGGGCAGTACGGGGTAGAGAAGATGCTGAAGAAGCTGTGGCAGCGCTTCACCTGGCCGGGCTGCCAGCAGGACACTGAGATGTTCCTGCATTGCAGTGATGCTCGACTCCTAGCTGGCAGTCCCAGTCTGCCCTCCAGCTGTACCTAGTGGAGCACGTGGGGGTAGATGTCCTGGGCCTCTTTCCCCACAATGAGGCCAGGAATCACTACATACTTGTGGTCATGGACTACTTCACAAAGTGGGCTGAGCCTTACATGGTTCCAGAGCAGAGTGCGACCACCATGGCAGAATAACAGCTCTAGCAGCATCAGGGCTTCAGAGGAGCTGTACAGCGTCCGGGGGAGAAACGTCGAGACGTTGGTGTTCTGTGGGGTCAGCTGGCTGCTAGGGATTgtgacgacccccccccccatcagcaggAGTGAAGAGGCTGAATCGCATCCCAGCTCCCCAGCAGGCAACCCTCATTGGTGAGCACCAGCATGATTGGGACACCCACCTTCTCCTGGTTCTGTGGACTTATCATGCAGCCGTGCAGGAGGCCACTGGCTGCACCCCTGCTTCCCTCATGTAGAGCTGAAGGCTGTGGACCCCGGTAGAGCTGGTGTTTGGCTCACCCCCTGGGCCGGAGCTGCCGGCGACACCAGGACTGGATTATCTACTCCAGCTCCAAGAAAATGTGTTACATCGAGACCAGCTGGCTCCATACCAACCCTTGGCCCACTTGGAGAGACCATCAGCAGGACCTGGGATGAGGTTCCCAGCCGCTGGAACTGAGGAGGACGGTGGGAAAACTGGGATCCTGTGGCAACAGAGGGCTCAGCGCTATCTGGAGCGCTACCAGGACTTTGTGGGGGTACGAGGTTGGGTCACCCTCCCAGAAGGGGGGCAGTGTAGCACTGGGGATTCCTGTCAGGCAGTGCAGTGGCCTGCTGGACCGGTGCCAGCTGTGTAAATAGTGTGAATAATGTAAATAGCTCTGTGTATTTATCATTGTGTTGTTATTGTGCCGTATGTTAATGTCATGTGTAGTGTTAATGTTAATTGTTGTAATTATCGTTGTGTGGGCCACCATGTGTAGTTGGGACGCTCTGCACAGTGggcagtgtctgtgtgttgtgAGTATTACTGGCATAAATCAGTACCCGTCTGTGACTCTTATCGCTGCGATCACCATGTCTGGTATCTGTGCCAGAAAATTGTAATATTCTGCTGAATGAAGCACTGTAACCTACAGTTGAAAAAtatgcttctaggagcctgatatgaactgaaaaattaaataacaataatcccacaaagcaggtttttgtaGCTAATTTTACTCTGAATAATCAGTAGTTCATTCATtacactgttttgtttttgcaaataCGATGCTAGTAAATACATCATTTattcaaaacaaattttaatattctgcagAGTAAAGTACTGCAACCTACAGTAGACTGGCACTGACTTTatgaatatgtgtataaatggcgtaagagggagtgagagttaatcagctgggtaattttcatactgtccctgcaggtaTGTCCACAGTGAGCAGAGTGACTGTACCGATcagaggatctgtcaccatccaaTGTTCCTATGACAACATATATCAACATCAGGAGAAATACTGGTGCAAAgggagtgactggagttcatgtTCTCCCAAAGTACGCACTGATCAACCAATGATAAGCGGTGAAATGTCAATCAGGGATGATCACACAAAGCAAGTTttcactgtgaccatcaacaatctgaCAAGTTGGGACTCTggttactactggtgtggtgtggagatcagcagaggttcagctgtgggaacacgggtttacctgtcagtcactcagggtaagatgtctgtactgcagactgtagccaatgagatgcacagtatgtaacatgaCATTCAGGTAGAAAGGAAGGACaaaggagaaaatattttagaaaatattccatttcaatattttaaaactttatTGGGAACTTCCAGGTTGAGCATGAAGTGAGCTGGCATAGTTTTTAATGGTTTGCTTGACCTTTGTTATCTTTGGCCTGGAAATACCCTAAAGGTGGAACAGATGAACACAGAAATTTCAAGGAAGGGAGTCGTCTTCAATTTGATTGGTATTCATTGAAGTTTTACTTGCGTGAGGAATCATACAAGTTTTTCATTATGTAATGATTACGATTTATGTCAGTTGGGGAAGAAAAAACAGCTTTTGGGGTTAAATGTTATTTCTTGTTCTTATAAGGAGATGGGGGAATGTTCTGGGTATTACCATGACAGTGTCTCcttttcagtgttttgaatggaccaaatttatttttcattgcatGTGCTGACATGCAGCTTGTACCCTCAGAGTGTTTCGGGTCACAGGCtgtgaatgtattttattatggcTAACATTGCTGTTGCTATAGGAGGGGCTTAATGGACCTGGTACTTCGGATGGGAATTGAAAACCGGTTCCAAATTTTCCAAAGCATCAGAATTATATGCCTCTGAGTTTATCAATTCCTTTATCATTGCCAGTGTAACACCATATTTTGTGACTGTCATGATGAGTgactccagggggcgctgtttcaCATATTACTGGGAATGATAGTAGTATATTTCAGCTAAATGCTAAACAGGCAGGAGTGCAAGTAccacgtaacttgacaggagcTGCTATCTGTGGAGCAGGCTGGCAAGAACTTCCATCCATACCTCTGTAGCCAGTGGTTCGGGTTGTGGATGGACCACAAATCGCTTGGGTGGCTTCTAAGTTTCTGGCACTCAGAAGGACAGCTGGTCCACTGGTTGGAGGTAATGGCAGAGTTTGACTTTGAGATCCAACATCACCCTGGGAAGCTGCATGGAAACGTGGACACTCTGTCTCACCGACCCTGCAGCAGCTCACAGTGCAGGACAACCAGGCCACCACCAAGACTTCATTTGCCAGCAGATCgtcacagagcagcacagcagcCCCATGCTGGCCAGGGTGAGGGAGTAGCTGGATGAAGGAGGGTGACTGGGTTGGGAGGCGATCTCAGCCTCCAGCCCAGAGACCAAGACCTACCACACCCAGTGGGGCACCCTGGAGGAACACGAGGGTCTGCTGTTAAGCCGCAGGTGATCACTGGATGGAGCTGgggagctgctgcagctgctggtgcCCAGGAGCCTGTATAACCCAGTGTCTGGTTCTTTTGTTttggttaaatgtaattatACAAATCTGATTTGTATTATTTTGAGGAGGATGTACTGAGCTGACACAtgctctgtatcatttgtgttttatgttctttctttttttgtaaaatgtagTTTAATGAGTTATTCATTTAATACCTGCCAATGGGAGTAATCCCACGAATCCGCGCAAAGGGGTGGGATCGACAGAAGGAGATACAGGAAACGTGGGAGACGCGGGAGAAGAAATAAGACTGCAGGTCTTCCTTCCACACTCTCAGCAAGCTTACTGCAGAAGCTACTAAATTTCAGAGTCCATCTGCTAGCAGAGAGAGAGCTATTCGATTCATGGCGGTGAAGCACAGAGTGTCTGACGAGTCATTTGCCCCCGACTGACGAGTGAGAGAGCAGCGGATCAGGCTTGATACATTTGTTCTTTAATTATTTGCCGGCTTAGGTTTCTGAGTAGGAAATAACAGAGTGGGAACTATTGTAAATACTGTTTAcattgtatatatacactcacctaaaggattattaggaacacctgttcaatttctcattaatgcaattatctaatcaaccaatcacatggcagttgcttcaatgcatttaggggtgtggtcctggtcaagacaatctcctgaactccaaactgaatgtcagaatgggaaagaaaggtgatttaagcaattttgatcgtggcatggttgttggtgccagacgggccagtctgagtatttcacaatctgctcaattacagggattttcacgcacaaccatttctagcgtttacaaagaatggtgtgcaaagggaaaaacatccagtatacggcagtcctgtgggcgaaaatgccttgttgatgctagaggtcagaggagaatgggccgactgattcaagctgatagaagagcaactttgactgaaataaccactcgttacaaccgaggtatgcagcaaagcatttgtgaagccacaacacgcacaaccttgaggcggatgggctacaacagcagaagaccccaccgggtaccactcatctccactacaaataggaaaaagaggctacaatttgcacgagctcaccaaaattggacagttgaagactggaaaaatgttgcctggtctgatgagtctcgatttctgttgagacattcaaatggtcagaatttggcgtaaacagaatgagaacatagatccatcatgccttgttaccactgtgcaggctggtggtggtgtaatggtgtgggggatgttttcttggcacactttaggccccttagtgccaattgggcatcgtttaaatgccacggtgtacctgagcattgtttctgaccatgtccatccctttatgaccaccatgtacccatcctctgatggctacttccagcaggataatgcaccatgtcacaaagctcgaatcatttcaaattggtttcttgaacatgacaatgagttcactgtactaaaatgacccccacagtcactagatctcaacccaatagagcatctttgggatgtggtggaacgggagcttcgtgccctggatgtgcatcccacaattctccatcaactgcaagatgctatcctatcaatatgggccaacatttctaaagaatgctttcagcaccttgttgaatcaatgccacgtagaattaaggcagttctgaaggcgaaagggggtcaaacaccgtattagtatggtgttcctaataatcctttaggtgagtgtatattgtcTTGTACATATTAGCATATATTCAATAATGTTCTTAAATTTAGCCGCATCATTTAATATTGCAGCAAATGTATTTAGGGTGGGCATGTTAGCCTGGGTTAGTTTTGAAGGGAGCATATAGCCTACAGACAGATGCCATAGTGAACTCAGGGCCCTCGTCTAGTGTCCGTTAACTTGGGCCCAGCAAaggcctgaagggggcgctacACCTGTGCTCTCTCATGCTGAGGTCGGTGCATGGAGCCGTCGGGTCGGGCAGTACGGGGTAGAGAAGATGCTGAGGAAGCTGTGGCAGCGCTTCACCTGGCCGGGCTGCCAGCAGGACACTGAGATGTTCCTGCATTGCAGTGATGCTGGACTCAGAGGGCTCCTAGCTGGCAGTCCCAGTCTGCCCTCCAGCTGTACCTAGTGGAGCACGTGGGGGTAGATGTCCTGGGCCTCTTTCACCACACTGACGCCAGGAATCACTACATACTTGTGGTCATGGACTACTTCACAAAGTGGGCTGAGGCTTACATGGTTCCAGAGCAGAGTGCGACCACCATGGCAGAATAACAGCTCTAGGAGGTTCAGGACTTCAGAGGAGCTGTGCAGCATCCAGGGGAGAAACGTCGAGACGTTGGGGTTCTGTGAGGTCAGCTGGCTGCTAGGGATtgtgaagacccccccccccatcagcagaGTGAGAGGCTGGTGAAGAGGCTGAATCGCATCCCAGCTCCCCAGCAGGCAACCCTCATTGGTGAGCACCAGCATGATTGGGACACCCACCTTCTCCTGGTTCTGTGGACTTATCATGCAGCCGTGCAGGAGGCCACTGGCTGCACCCCTGCTTCCCTCATGCTGCAGCACGTTTGTTAACAGGCACGGGGAAGTTTGAGCACATTTCCCCAGTATTGGCCTCACTTCACTGGCTGCCTATATATTTCAGgattaattttaaaattctcTTGTTTACTTTTAAAGCATTAAATGGTCTGGCCCCGACCTACCTGTCTGAGTTACTTCATCCGTATTCGCCATCCCGCTCTCTCAGGTCAGCTGATCAGCTGCTCCTGTGTGTGCCGAAAACTAAGCGTAAGCTTAGAGGGGATCGGGCTTTTGCTATTGCAGCCCCAACGATGTGGAATAAATTGCCTTTGCACATTAGACAGGCTTCTTCCGTTGCTGTTTTTAAATCTCTTCTTAAAACCCATTATTTTTCTATGGCATTTGATGACTCGCAATTTGTTGGCAGATGATTATTTGACTATTTTGCGTCATTTGTTCGTATTTTATAGTGCTTGttctaattttgttttatgtctTTGTTTATTACTGTTACATGTGCTATtagctttttgtttgtttcttttttggattctgtacagcactttggccCAGAGTGGGTTTGTAAAGAGCTCTATAAATAAAgttggtatggtatggtatggtatgtaGAGCCGAAGGCTGTGGACCCCGGTAGGGCTGGTGTTTGGCTCACCCCCTGGGCCGGAGCTGCCGGAGACACCTGGACTGGATTATCTACTCCAGCTCCAAGACCATGTGCAGACAATGCATGAGCTGGCCAGGTAACATCAGGACGTGGTCAGAGCCAGACAGAGGTGAGCCTATGACGTCCGCTGCTGGGGACAGGTCTTCCAACCTGGGGACTCTGGATGTCCTGCCTCATCAGGAAAAAGGGGGGGTTGCCCAAGCTGGAGAGCCACTGGAGGGGCCCCCTGGAGGTCCTGAAGTGAATCTCCGAAGCAGGGCTGTCATGTTACATCGAGACCAGCTGGCTCCATACCAACCCTTGGCCCACTTGGAGAAACCATCAGCAGGACCTGGGATGAGTTTCCCAGCAGCTAGAACTGAGGAGGACGGAGGGGACCTGAGGCCCTGTGGCCATAGGGGACTCAGCGCTGTCTGGACCTGCATGTGACTCTTTATTATCGCCGCGATCACCATGTCTGGTGTCCGTGCCAGAAAATTGTAATATTCTGCTGAATCAAGTACTGTGACCTACATTTGACTGACTTTTTATTAATGTGTATAAATGGTAtaagagggagtgagagttaatcagcttggtgattttcatactgtccctgcaggtgtgtccacagtgaGCTGGGCGACTGTACAGAttggaggatctgtcaccatcctgtGTTCCTATGACAACATGTATCAAGAGcaggtgaaatactggtgcaaagggagtgactggagttcatgtTCTCGCATAGTACGCACTAATTCCTCAAAGATAAGTGGTGAAGTGTCAATCAGTGATGATCCCACAAAGcaagtcttcactgtgaccatcaacaatctgaAAAGTGGGGACTCTGGTtcctactggtgtggtgtggagatcagcagaggttcagctgtgggaacatcggtttccctgtcagtcactgagggtaagatgtctgtactgcagactgtagccaatgagatgctccgtatgtaacatgtcattcagtcagaaaggaaggacattaacacaaacacaggagaaaatgTTTTAACATATAACAGGGaccaaattttagttttgatCAACAGCATAAATGAGACCAGGGAGAAGTAACAGTAAATAGGCTACTTCAGGGGGTTAAATATGAGAAGAAATATGTTAAAAAATGTCAATTGGTTTGAATAGTAGAAATCTTATATCAAAGGAATATTATAGATAAACATTCTTTAAAAGAACAGCAGTTTGGCTGTCTTTTATTGATATTTTTGCAGGCTAATTTTATACTAAATGATTAGTTCAGTTAATCATTCATtatactgttttgttttttaccaATACAGTGATAGTAAATGgaacaattaaaacaaattttaatattctgcaAATTGAAGTAGTGTAACCTACAGTGGACTGGTACTGACTCTGTATCAATATGTGTATACTGTAAATGGtgtaagagggagtgagagttaatcagctggataattttcatactgtccctgcaggtgtgtccacactGAACACGGTGTCTGTACAgagtggaggatctgtcaccatcccatgtttctatgacaACATATATCAAAAACATgagaaatactggtgcagagggagtgactggagttcatgtactcCCATAGTACGAACTGATTCTCCAAAGATAAGTGGTGATGTGTCAATCAGAGATTATCCTGACCAGCGAATCTTCAATGTGACCATGAACAATCTGACAGATGGGGACTCTggttactactggtgtggtgtggagatcagcagaggtccagctgtgggaacacgggtttacctgtcagtcactgaaggtaagatgtctgtactgcagactgtagccaatgagctgctcagtatgtaacatgtcattcagtcagaaaggacattaacacaaacacaggagaaaataCGTTTCAAtatcaacattttaaaatgtaatttactgcAAGTTTCTGATGTTTGATGGCTATAATTTCAAGTGTATGTATGACGGACAGAACGATTAACTTATACATATCAGTATTACCTCTAAAGGAGACATCCCATAATTCAGGCCTGATGACCTCATCAGATACAGGTCCTGCTCTTTATCAAATACATGAGTGTCTGATTTGTATGTTACACCTGGCAGCTGTACAGAGGTCTCAGGATTAACATATTTCTAGATTATGATTCAtttgtataatataataaatattacagaTCTGACTATTTTCTCAATCAGACACCCAGTCAGATGTCTTTCATAAAACATCACGGGCATCAGCTTACTGGAAACAGATATACAGCCATATTCATCTTACAGCCAATTATTATGTGTACAAATCCAGTTTGGCAAATGTGAAATGTAGGTTTTTATTGTCATACACTAAAAAGTCCTTTTTTCACACATTTGTAGGGATTAATTGTTACTAAAGTTGTACAGACTGGGTGATTGTCTGCAGGTAGTTTCTACAGCTGCACTCTGTAATAACTGATCCAGTTCCGCCATAAATACATTATGATATATTAATGACATTATTTATCTCACCTGCCCACTATCAGTGCCCTGGGATGTGGACACTTTGGTCACAACCCTAATGTAATATTCTGTATGCAAACAGCTATTTTATTGAAtatttttggttatttttttttcagttttagaaATGACCTTTCTCAGACTGTACTGACTGACAGAACagggcaggggtgccgtaaaatgggaggggggcataAGGATGATTCCATGGACCCCTAAGTGACAGGGCCCTAGGAAATtaggaacataattggattgatCCGAGCTGGGGGCCCAATCattgctttcatggggcccaaaatctctagtggcCCCCAGGAACAgggttgttta
The Paramormyrops kingsleyae isolate MSU_618 chromosome 4, PKINGS_0.4, whole genome shotgun sequence genome window above contains:
- the LOC111841101 gene encoding polymeric immunoglobulin receptor-like, whose protein sequence is MSTVSRVTVPIRGSVTIQCSYDNIYQHQEKYWCKGSDWSSCSPKVRTDQPMISGEMSIRDDHTKQVFTVTINNLTSWDSGYYWCGVEISRGSAVGTRVYLSVTQGVSTVSWATVQIGGSVTILCSYDNMYQEQVKYWCKGSDWSSCSRIVRTNSSKISGEVSISDDPTKQVFTVTINNLKSGDSGSYWCGVEISRGSAVGTSVSLSVTEGVSTLNTVSVQSGGSVTIPCFYDNIYQKHEKYWCRGSDWSSCTPIVRTDSPKISGDVSIRDYPDQRIFNVTMNNLTDGDSGYYWCGVEISRGPAVGTRVYLSVTEDDEEGGNNEKQRWEQVLDAALKAGTGVLYLICTIIAIQLHWSSCRKRGSNQ